DNA sequence from the Pseudodesulfovibrio sp. S3 genome:
TAGGAGCAGAGGGACGCTCATCATATGAGTCAAAATCAAACCCGTTATAGATGATATTCACATTGGAAGGATCAATGAGTTCAGGGTTTTCCTTGAGAACGAGACGCCTTGTCTCGCTCGAATTACACACCATACGAGTTATGATCGATTTAAAGAGAAAACGGTTGAACGCGGAATTCCTGACGGGTACGGCTATGCCCCGCCTATAAATAATATTGCGAACTCCAACGCAACGAGCTGCCATACCTCCGATCTTGACATCGTTGGGCAGGGAAATAATGACGGAATTGATTGCATTCCGTATGAAAAGAATCATCAACCGAACCATCATCAAGGGATTGAGAAAACTCAGATTGGTGACAGGGAATCGATGGACAATTATATTTTCAAGTCCTTCAAGACGATCACCCAACACGCTCTCTTCGTTCGCAACAACGTGAACGACATAGCCATTACGGCTGGCGATACGGCTGTTCTCAAACACCCATTGTTCGCCACCGCCCCACGCCTTGCTTGTGTTGAAAAAACAGACCCTTTTCAAAACTCCCTCCATACCATAACTGTACGTTTCCAAAGGCGTGCACCCTAACCGAACTTATCCGAGCGAAGCAAGCACGAAAAACGCATGCCGCCCTGAGCGCAACGCATTGCCGTCAAAACAGCAACCACTTTGCTATCGGAATTTACCGTCTAATATCAGGTGAGAAGCGTAGCCCAGAACAAAGGCTCCATAAAACGGAATGAATCCAAGTGCCAGACCCTCCGACTGCATGAAAAACGGAATAACCAGTATGGGCAGGGGGACGACAAGCATCGCCCACCAAGTATGTGTCCAACCGCGATGAGTCCCCACAGCAGGAAGCATGGAAAACAACCCGAACCAGGCGGCCCATGCGTAAAGCCCCTTGAGGATCAGCCCGAGATCCACCAGAACAAACACCGCATAATACAGATTTTGTCCCTTGGAATTGGTATCCACATCCGGGAAAAGAGCCCCGAGAAGACAGAAACCGATCAATCCGCCGGCAAGTAGCGGCTCAAAGACCAGCCAGCCCAACAGGATGGCTCCCACCAATCCCATGACGCCAAAAAAAAGACCTCCGGCAAGATGTCCTCTGTAATCAGGCATCGCTATTACTCAATGGCAACCAGGACATTCAATCAGGACGTAGCACAGACACTGCGCACAACGAACGCCCTAGCTTCCTCATAGAGTCCGGGAATATCATAGGGGGTCAGGAACCGAGTGCGGACCGCACCGACAATATTGGCGTAAACCATGAACGCCGTCTGAGTCGCAGGCAGGTCGACAATAGATCCGTCTTCCATTCCACGAACTATAAATTCATCAATCATATCAATAAGCTCACGAAACTTTGCACCAATTTTATTTCTGTCGAGATCGGGGTTATCATCGCTGAACGGTGAACAGCGGATGATCGTAGGAAAAGTGCTTTCATTCTCGATGGTAAAATCAAGATACGCCTTGACGAACACACTGAGCGCTTCACACCCGTTCCGGGCTTCCATGGTCTTGTCACGCAGGACGGTGATCATGGTATCAATCAACTCAGAACCCGCCACCATGAACAGGTTTTCCTTGGAATCATAGTAATGAAAGACTAATCCCGAGGCTACACCGGCCTGCTCGGCAACCATCTTCATGGTTGTTCCAGCATATCCGCAACGAGCGAATATTTCCTGGGCAGCCAGGAGAATCCTCTCTTTCTTCGACATTCAGTACTCCCTTGTAAACCTTCTGAAATGGACAAATGAGACACTATCTAGTACGTGAATCCGGTTTGTTCAAGAGCAAATTCAATTCAGGAACCAATAAGAAAAGGGCGGAAGCCTCGGCCCCCACCCCTTTCTCTCAACATCTCATTAGTCCTACATAGAATCAGAATTCTGCAATTCTTCGATTTGCTTATCAATTTCTTTCTGCAGCCGGTCCGGCAGCCCCATTATGTCGGTGTTCAGAAACCCTCTGACAATGGTGGAGGTCGCTTCATTCTCGTCCAGCCCACGAGCCATGAGATATTCGATCTCTTCCTGGGCTATTTTGCCCACCGAAGCCTCGTGGGACAATTCAACGCCCTCTTCCGTGCCATCCAACTCCGGGATGGCCCAAATCCGTCCACCGCCCAGAATCAGGCCCTGACATTCCAGATGCCCCTTGCTGGGAACATGATGAGCCGCGATATGTCCTCGGTTGATGATAGTACCGCCTGCGGCAATGGTCCGGGCTATGATCTCACACCGTGTATTGGGAGCGTTCATGATCACGCGATTGCCCATATCCAGGTGCGATCCCTCGGTGGCAACCACCACGGAATTGAAGCGGGCCACGGCATTGGGACCGTTCAATGCGATGGATGGATACATCTGAAGATCCTTGACCGGCTTGAGCAAGACATAGTTATTCAGAAACGTGCCGCCCTCTTCGACAACACCGGCGGATCGGGGCCGGACAGCCACGGCATCGGACCAATTATGAACCATGGTAAAGGTCAACGAGGCATTTTTCTTCACGAAAAATTCGGATATACCCAAATGCGCCCCGGCCTTGGTCCCATGCGCCACTGAACATCCGGTGATAATGTGCGCCTCGGCCTCTTCCTCGATGATGACCATATTATGGACATTCTGGCCTACATGCTCGGATTTGAGCATGAGACAGGACTGGATGGGATCCTTGATCTTGGCACCGGCCTTGACCCGAATGAAATAGCCGCCGTGCAGATTGTCAGAGGCAGATTTGGTGAATTCGTCCTTATCCCTGTCCACCAGTGTCCAGTAGTAGTCCTTGAGGCCGTCATACTTCTTCAAGGCATCCTTGATATCCATAATCTCGACGCCTTCGTCCCTGGACTGACAGTGGACTGCGGACTGGTCCATTTGCAGATAGGAGGCCGAACGTGTGCTCAAGTCCGAAACCACACCAGCCATGAGCAGCTGGTTCTTGTCATCATCGGACAAGGCGTTCAGGTCAACGATGGCCTCCTGCTGAAGCCCGTCAAATTTGAAATCTTTCAGATCTACTTTGTTCATATGAATTTCCCTTGCGGAGTGGCTAGTTCATGCAGCGGACACATTCCTGGTAGCCGTGCTCGCGGATGTGGTCCAGAATGTCCCTGGGGCGACCCTCACAGCACAGATGCCCCTGAAACAGCACCTGACCACGGTCAGCGTTGACATAGTCAAGAATATACCCGGTGTGTGTAATGATCAGTCCAGCGGTCCGGGTCTGCTGCTTGCGCTCTTTGAGACTCAGCTCGGGAGCAACCTTGAAGTTGCCGTCCAGCACGTCCCGAGCCACTTTGCCCACCAACTGCATGTTCTCCATGTCCACGCCGGATTCCGGCTCATCAAAAAGCACCAAATCTGGTTGTTGGGCCATGAGCTGAAGCAATTCCGAACGCTTGATCTCGCCACCAGAGAATCCGGCATTGATATCCCGGTCCAGGAATTCGGTCATGTTCACAATTTCTGCAAGCATGTCGGTGTTCACGGTTCCCTTGCGGGAACACATGTCCACCAGGTGGCGGGTCCGCAGTCCATGAATGGTCGGCGGGCGCTGAAAGGACATGCCCAAACCAAGACGGGCGCGCTCGTACATGGGAGCGGAGGTGACGTCTTCACCCTTGAAAATAATTTTCCCTTTGGTGACTTCATACCCGGAGAACCCCATCAGGGCCATGAGCAGAGAAGTCTTGCCCGACCCGTTTGGTCCGAAAAGTATGAACGTCTCCCCAGCATTAATCTGGAGATTGATTCCTTTGAGAACCTCTTTGTCGCCGATGTTGACATGCAAGTCTTCTATGGTCAGCATGTATTCCCTCACTTTGAATCGATGTGCAAAAGGGTCAATACTTAAGCACGTCATGGAAGTCCAGCGATTGATACGCAGGAGGCCCCTTTCACTTGCCCCGCCGGGGGTTTTGGATGTACTCGTTTCGACCGAAGGAAGGATGAGCAATGAAGAAAAAGCGCATAAACAACCTTGGCGATCTCAAGCAGATCAAATTCAAGAAGGAAAAAGAAGACTTCTATTCCCTTCCGTATGTGAAAAATGAGCCTCCAAAGGAAAAAGTCAACCCCTGTGACGGACCTCCTGATGAAGAAATTTTTCTGGCAGCCATGCAGGGAGTCGAAAAAATGAACGACTCAGGCGGCCGCCAGGTCCCTGTGCCCGCAGAAACCGGCCCGTCCAGATGCGTCTCTCCCGAAGAGGAGGCCACCAACGACCTGCAACGGTTCATGCACGGCGACATCGAATTCGAACTCGAATACACCGAGGAATTCATGTACGGCTATGTACGCGGGTTGGATATCAAGATTTTCCAGCAACTCAAGGCCGGTTCCTTGAGCGTGGCAGCCCATCTCGACCTGCACGGCATGACTTCGGACCAGGCACGGGACAGCCTGCTTTTCTTCATTCACGAAAGCTACCTGCAAAATCATCGCTGCGTGCTGGTGGTGACCGGACGTGGCAAGAACTCCCCTGGCGGCCAGGCGATCCTGCGCACAGAGGCCGAGACCTGGCTGACCAAGGAACCGCTCAGACGCGTTGTCCTGGCCTTTTGCACTGCACAGCCCAAACACGGCGGCGCAGGAGCCCTGTATGTTCTCCTGCGCAAGCAAAAGAAGACTCAGGGCAAGGTCAAGTGGGATACCATGGTGAATTGGGACAATAACGGCTAGCCGGACCCATTGGACCGAATGAAAGCAGAGAACCCGCCCTTTCGGGCGGGTTCTTTTGTTACGCGTGTGCGGCTACAACTTCTTCAATCTTGGGTTGTTCTGCTCCACTTCCGAGGTTGGACATGCCCTTGGCAATGGACAGCTCTTCTGCGGAGAATATCTTGTTGATATCAATAATTATAATGAACTGTTCGTTCTGACGTCCCATGCCCTTGATGTATTCGGCATTGATGGCCGCACCCATCTTCGGGGCGGGTTCGATGGTATCCGGGGTCATCTCGAAAACTTCACG
Encoded proteins:
- a CDS encoding Smr/MutS family protein, with the translated sequence MKKKRINNLGDLKQIKFKKEKEDFYSLPYVKNEPPKEKVNPCDGPPDEEIFLAAMQGVEKMNDSGGRQVPVPAETGPSRCVSPEEEATNDLQRFMHGDIEFELEYTEEFMYGYVRGLDIKIFQQLKAGSLSVAAHLDLHGMTSDQARDSLLFFIHESYLQNHRCVLVVTGRGKNSPGGQAILRTEAETWLTKEPLRRVVLAFCTAQPKHGGAGALYVLLRKQKKTQGKVKWDTMVNWDNNG
- a CDS encoding metal-dependent hydrolase codes for the protein MPDYRGHLAGGLFFGVMGLVGAILLGWLVFEPLLAGGLIGFCLLGALFPDVDTNSKGQNLYYAVFVLVDLGLILKGLYAWAAWFGLFSMLPAVGTHRGWTHTWWAMLVVPLPILVIPFFMQSEGLALGFIPFYGAFVLGYASHLILDGKFR
- a CDS encoding TetR/AcrR family transcriptional regulator, encoding MSKKERILLAAQEIFARCGYAGTTMKMVAEQAGVASGLVFHYYDSKENLFMVAGSELIDTMITVLRDKTMEARNGCEALSVFVKAYLDFTIENESTFPTIIRCSPFSDDNPDLDRNKIGAKFRELIDMIDEFIVRGMEDGSIVDLPATQTAFMVYANIVGAVRTRFLTPYDIPGLYEEARAFVVRSVCATS
- a CDS encoding ABC transporter ATP-binding protein, with amino-acid sequence MLTIEDLHVNIGDKEVLKGINLQINAGETFILFGPNGSGKTSLLMALMGFSGYEVTKGKIIFKGEDVTSAPMYERARLGLGMSFQRPPTIHGLRTRHLVDMCSRKGTVNTDMLAEIVNMTEFLDRDINAGFSGGEIKRSELLQLMAQQPDLVLFDEPESGVDMENMQLVGKVARDVLDGNFKVAPELSLKERKQQTRTAGLIITHTGYILDYVNADRGQVLFQGHLCCEGRPRDILDHIREHGYQECVRCMN
- a CDS encoding SufD family Fe-S cluster assembly protein, translated to MNKVDLKDFKFDGLQQEAIVDLNALSDDDKNQLLMAGVVSDLSTRSASYLQMDQSAVHCQSRDEGVEIMDIKDALKKYDGLKDYYWTLVDRDKDEFTKSASDNLHGGYFIRVKAGAKIKDPIQSCLMLKSEHVGQNVHNMVIIEEEAEAHIITGCSVAHGTKAGAHLGISEFFVKKNASLTFTMVHNWSDAVAVRPRSAGVVEEGGTFLNNYVLLKPVKDLQMYPSIALNGPNAVARFNSVVVATEGSHLDMGNRVIMNAPNTRCEIIARTIAAGGTIINRGHIAAHHVPSKGHLECQGLILGGGRIWAIPELDGTEEGVELSHEASVGKIAQEEIEYLMARGLDENEATSTIVRGFLNTDIMGLPDRLQKEIDKQIEELQNSDSM